A genomic region of Pseudoalteromonas piscicida contains the following coding sequences:
- a CDS encoding Coenzyme F420 hydrogenase/dehydrogenase, beta subunit C-terminal domain, translated as MNINEFNDKKKFSEASGIISLIDSRISLRLNKYGLYEESIDSADYEELDPKCINVTPYLNSSLNEGDISEELFSNNEEVQYDNRLGYFCGLYVGHVFEGDYRKNASSGGVGTWILKELLAQKLVDGVIHVKENEDKSSPILFSYQISRNLKEVKEGAKTKYYPVELSEILKTVKNEKGKFAIVGIPSFIMAIRLLAKEEPIFSDKIAYTIGLICGHQKSSKFAEYMAWQVGIKPGNLKHIDFRYKIDGLRADKYAIKMEGLINGEEKTIIKLKDELGGQNWGLGYFKPLASDYTDDVFNETADIVVGDAWLPEYTGDSLGNNILIVRNQLLNSLIEKSIESGVLKLDKVNSEKIFQSQAAHYRHTKEELPYRIYNKKNGNRWYPKLRVEPSNSLPITRKLVQRIRIIISEKSHLYYKVAVEKGDVGYFERKMRFYELIYNFVYLLMGIQNKGLIGTLKYFKCRLTRSKS; from the coding sequence ATGAATATTAACGAGTTTAACGATAAAAAGAAGTTCAGTGAAGCAAGTGGAATCATATCTCTTATAGATTCGAGGATCAGTCTTAGATTAAATAAGTATGGTTTATATGAGGAGAGTATTGATTCTGCAGATTACGAAGAATTGGATCCCAAATGCATAAATGTTACACCATATTTGAATAGCTCTTTGAATGAAGGTGATATTTCTGAAGAGTTATTTTCAAATAACGAAGAAGTTCAGTACGACAATAGATTAGGTTACTTTTGTGGTTTGTATGTTGGACATGTATTTGAAGGTGACTATCGTAAAAATGCAAGTTCAGGTGGAGTTGGAACATGGATTTTAAAAGAGTTACTAGCACAAAAGCTTGTGGATGGAGTAATTCATGTCAAGGAAAATGAAGATAAATCCTCACCTATACTTTTTAGTTATCAAATATCACGCAATTTAAAAGAAGTGAAAGAAGGAGCTAAAACAAAGTATTATCCTGTAGAATTATCAGAAATTCTAAAAACAGTAAAGAACGAAAAAGGAAAGTTTGCAATAGTAGGAATTCCAAGCTTTATTATGGCTATCCGCTTGCTTGCTAAGGAGGAGCCTATCTTTTCTGATAAGATTGCATATACAATTGGTTTAATATGTGGACATCAAAAAAGTTCAAAGTTCGCTGAATATATGGCTTGGCAAGTCGGTATTAAACCTGGGAATCTTAAGCATATAGATTTTAGGTATAAGATTGATGGGCTGCGGGCTGATAAGTATGCAATAAAAATGGAAGGCCTAATCAATGGCGAAGAAAAAACAATAATCAAGTTAAAAGATGAACTCGGTGGACAAAATTGGGGGCTAGGTTATTTCAAGCCACTAGCTTCAGATTATACCGATGATGTTTTCAACGAAACAGCTGACATAGTTGTCGGCGACGCATGGCTACCTGAATACACAGGTGATAGTCTTGGAAATAATATTTTGATTGTTCGTAACCAATTATTAAACTCACTTATTGAAAAGTCAATCGAATCGGGAGTGTTGAAACTAGATAAAGTAAATTCTGAAAAAATATTTCAATCTCAAGCTGCCCATTATAGGCATACAAAAGAAGAGCTTCCTTATCGTATATATAATAAAAAAAATGGAAATAGGTGGTATCCAAAGTTAAGAGTCGAACCTAGTAATTCATTACCCATAACACGTAAGCTTGTTCAGCGTATTAGAATTATTATATCAGAGAAATCTCATTTGTACTATAAAGTAGCCGTTGAAAAAGGGGATGTAGGTTATTTTGAAAGGAAAATGAGGTTCTATGAACTAATATATAATTTTGTTTACCTACTTATGGGTATTCAAAATAAAGGTTTGATAGGTACGTTAAAGTATTTTAAGTGTAGGTTAACTAGGAGTAAAAGTTGA
- a CDS encoding polysaccharide pyruvyl transferase family protein has translation MKVLVLTFPLINNYGGIIQAYALMKVLTELGFEPVLANLRPESDILAVTKYVIKRCFLPFSSKHKGSSLNIADPKIKSFIKEEISPKTEAIYNFNQLKKLLDRNEYSCCIVGSDQVFAKLGYPRFEDIYSLGFVNDKVTKIAYAASFGGGEFQGSANKVNYHSKSLKKFKAISVREESGVEVCERTFDVQAEHVLDPTIIIDKSYYIDIIEKYTCERNEGKLFSYILDKENKDYTFIEKVASEKGLELKEVNDGNDSKEKVNIEEWLNYIYSSDYIVTDSFHGVVFSIIFNKPFSCIINNKRGADRFLSLLKLVNLESRILDEHFVDHEIDWHGVNKVLSLLRLNSIDFLVKNLN, from the coding sequence TTGAAAGTTTTGGTTTTAACATTTCCATTGATTAATAACTATGGTGGGATTATACAGGCTTATGCATTAATGAAGGTGTTAACTGAGCTCGGTTTTGAGCCGGTATTAGCTAATTTAAGACCTGAGTCAGATATTCTAGCAGTAACTAAATACGTAATAAAGAGATGTTTCTTGCCTTTTTCAAGTAAGCATAAAGGCAGCTCTCTAAATATAGCTGATCCAAAGATAAAAAGTTTCATAAAGGAAGAAATAAGCCCAAAAACGGAAGCTATTTATAACTTTAATCAACTTAAGAAACTTCTAGATAGAAATGAGTATAGTTGTTGTATTGTTGGTAGTGATCAAGTATTTGCTAAATTAGGCTATCCTAGGTTTGAAGATATTTACTCTTTGGGGTTTGTTAATGACAAGGTTACTAAGATTGCTTACGCGGCATCTTTCGGGGGAGGTGAGTTTCAAGGTAGCGCTAATAAAGTTAATTATCATTCCAAAAGCCTTAAGAAATTTAAAGCTATATCAGTAAGAGAAGAAAGCGGGGTAGAAGTATGTGAAAGAACATTTGATGTTCAGGCAGAACATGTTTTAGACCCAACAATTATAATAGATAAGAGTTATTATATAGATATTATTGAAAAATACACTTGTGAAAGAAATGAAGGGAAGTTGTTTTCCTATATCTTGGATAAGGAAAATAAAGACTATACGTTTATTGAAAAAGTGGCAAGTGAGAAAGGGTTGGAATTAAAAGAAGTAAATGATGGTAACGACTCAAAAGAAAAAGTTAATATTGAAGAGTGGTTGAATTATATTTATAGCTCAGACTATATTGTTACTGATTCATTTCATGGAGTCGTTTTTTCTATTATTTTTAATAAACCTTTTAGTTGTATAATAAATAATAAAAGAGGAGCTGATCGTTTCCTTTCATTACTTAAATTAGTCAATTTAGAAAGTAGAATTTTGGATGAGCATTTTGTAGATCATGAGATAGATTGGCATGGTGTTAACAAGGTGTTAAGTTTGTTGAGGTTGAACTCGATAGATTTTCTAGTTAAAAATTTAAATTAA
- a CDS encoding NAD-dependent epimerase/dehydratase family protein, which translates to MENYTVFGGSGFIGREVVSRLEKKGANVFVPKRNDLSVFERDLGHIIYSAGYGNCQKSPFNVIEANLSLLNNVLNRADYSGITYISSTRLYLGQSETREDSNLVIQGLDQRRLFNLSKLAAEELCLKSDSLIVRPSNVYGTALESDLFLPSIIKDALVKKVVNMYVTKSYSKDYVYVGDVADSIIKLIENNVKGIVNVASGKNVCAGSIADILEEKTNTKINWHVEEDFDEFSEIDVEKINGLLDYNPRSVLKDMELMIESYRASLL; encoded by the coding sequence ATGGAAAATTACACAGTATTTGGTGGCAGTGGTTTCATCGGAAGAGAAGTTGTTTCGCGCTTAGAAAAGAAGGGCGCTAACGTATTTGTCCCTAAAAGAAATGATTTAAGTGTGTTTGAAAGAGATTTAGGTCACATTATTTATTCTGCAGGTTATGGGAATTGTCAGAAATCACCATTCAATGTAATTGAAGCAAACCTCTCATTGCTAAACAACGTTTTAAATAGAGCCGATTATAGTGGTATAACATATATATCTTCAACTAGGTTATACCTTGGTCAGAGTGAAACCAGAGAAGACTCAAACTTGGTGATTCAAGGCTTGGATCAAAGGCGTTTGTTTAACCTGAGCAAGCTTGCAGCTGAAGAATTATGTCTTAAAAGCGATAGCTTGATTGTTAGACCTAGTAATGTTTACGGTACGGCTTTAGAAAGCGATTTATTCTTGCCTTCAATAATTAAAGATGCATTAGTAAAAAAAGTAGTGAATATGTATGTTACAAAAAGCTACAGTAAAGATTACGTATATGTTGGCGATGTCGCAGACTCCATTATAAAGCTCATCGAAAACAATGTTAAAGGGATTGTTAATGTTGCATCCGGGAAAAATGTTTGTGCTGGTAGCATTGCTGATATTTTGGAAGAGAAAACCAATACTAAAATCAACTGGCATGTTGAAGAAGATTTTGATGAATTCTCAGAAATTGATGTAGAAAAGATTAATGGATTGCTTGACTATAACCCTCGCTCAGTTTTGAAAGATATGGAATTAATGATTGAAAGCTATCGAGCTTCATTATTATAA
- a CDS encoding EpsG family protein, translating into MILAPYFMAFFGLIFLSFFERYRLLLNGRLPLVVAFLFMVAFTGLRGDVGTDTSSYLNIFKAINVYEVILEPCFYYLNKLTYFFGFDFEAFLIIVSIISLFFYFYSLYKFLGVGLVLAAFLIIYSDTYMYFNLSGLRQGLALSVVMLAGYYALHQKFLAFAFLVLLATLFHKTALVAFLYWPLMNFDFSRYLNFFSFSILIFLGVGWFSLSGEVVSILERVVNFKGAEMYLSESYNQFSMEAYLNGLIRRVYPLFFVFLIFRFNLTDLFLKKLFSVYSFGFLFYLLNYPVLQDVTVRLSSYFLIFESVLVVYMFSKIQHVSNRLIFILVVLFVLLYKLFSYANNPDYNYVVFSIF; encoded by the coding sequence GTGATATTGGCGCCTTATTTCATGGCTTTTTTCGGTCTTATTTTTCTATCATTTTTTGAAAGATATCGACTGCTTCTAAATGGTAGACTACCTTTAGTTGTCGCCTTTTTATTTATGGTTGCTTTTACGGGGCTTAGAGGAGATGTCGGTACTGATACGTCAAGCTATTTGAATATATTCAAAGCCATTAATGTCTATGAAGTTATTTTGGAACCTTGTTTCTACTATCTAAATAAACTAACTTATTTTTTTGGGTTTGATTTTGAAGCTTTCTTAATTATAGTCTCCATTATAAGCCTATTTTTTTATTTTTACTCATTGTACAAGTTTTTAGGTGTTGGTCTCGTCTTAGCTGCTTTTTTGATTATTTATAGTGATACATATATGTACTTCAATTTAAGTGGTTTACGTCAAGGTCTTGCTCTTTCTGTGGTTATGCTTGCTGGGTACTATGCGTTACATCAGAAATTTTTAGCTTTTGCTTTTTTGGTCCTGCTCGCGACTTTATTCCATAAAACAGCTTTGGTCGCTTTTCTATATTGGCCACTTATGAATTTTGATTTCTCAAGGTATTTAAACTTTTTTTCTTTTTCTATTCTTATCTTTTTAGGTGTGGGGTGGTTTTCTCTTTCAGGTGAAGTTGTATCTATTTTGGAACGTGTCGTTAACTTTAAGGGGGCTGAAATGTACTTGTCTGAGTCTTATAATCAGTTCTCAATGGAGGCATATTTAAATGGTTTGATAAGAAGAGTATATCCGTTGTTTTTTGTTTTTCTTATTTTTAGGTTTAACCTAACTGACTTGTTTCTTAAGAAGTTGTTTAGTGTTTACTCTTTCGGCTTTCTTTTTTATCTATTAAACTATCCTGTTTTGCAGGATGTAACGGTAAGGCTTTCAAGCTATTTTCTTATTTTTGAATCTGTATTGGTGGTTTATATGTTTTCAAAAATACAACACGTCAGTAACCGCCTTATTTTTATATTGGTTGTTCTTTTTGTTTTGCTGTATAAGTTGTTTTCTTATGCTAATAACCCAGATTATAATTATGTTGTTTTTTCTATTTTTTAA
- a CDS encoding glycosyltransferase, whose protein sequence is MKSVKSVNIFVLDVTLKGGIERFCANLANSLVKKGMHVRVYSLHKTNDKPLYPINSSVEIFYISKFKFYNNFYKITTLYACLLLRRMSFLFNENCKIISTHPITTILLNFLGFKMSNLIASEHSSYESHGKLVCFLRKRAYKSVNAIVTQTKSGYESFKSIGLESTTIYNSTVNFSDSDQWKYNTNENFLCLSVARVESVKQLHIILYIAKEIKSRGLPITFAIVGDGSEKESLQHLSAKLGVSDMVTFYPATNDVFLYYKKAALYLITSKTESFSMTMTEALSYSVPVISNGSLVGPSEVIINGLNGFLCKDNDVSEFSDLIEGVYRSADLKRLKDASLRSAFRFNEDKVIDKWLALINLTK, encoded by the coding sequence ATGAAGTCGGTTAAGTCAGTAAATATCTTTGTTTTGGATGTGACGCTAAAAGGTGGTATTGAGAGGTTTTGTGCTAATCTAGCTAATTCTTTAGTAAAGAAAGGAATGCATGTGAGAGTATATTCACTACATAAAACAAATGATAAGCCTCTTTATCCTATAAATAGCAGTGTTGAAATATTTTACATCTCTAAGTTTAAGTTTTATAATAATTTTTACAAAATAACGACTCTATATGCTTGCCTTCTTTTGCGAAGAATGAGCTTCTTATTCAATGAAAATTGTAAAATTATTTCCACACATCCAATTACAACTATTCTTTTGAATTTCCTTGGCTTTAAAATGAGTAATTTGATTGCTAGTGAGCACAGTAGTTATGAAAGCCACGGGAAGCTGGTTTGCTTTCTAAGAAAGAGAGCTTATAAGTCTGTAAATGCGATAGTTACTCAAACTAAAAGTGGCTACGAAAGTTTTAAGAGTATAGGGTTAGAATCAACAACAATATATAATTCAACTGTAAATTTTTCAGATTCAGATCAGTGGAAGTATAATACTAATGAAAACTTTTTATGTTTATCTGTAGCCAGAGTTGAGTCTGTAAAACAACTACATATTATACTTTATATTGCTAAAGAAATTAAAAGTCGCGGTCTACCAATAACTTTTGCAATTGTTGGGGATGGAAGTGAAAAGGAATCATTACAGCATCTATCTGCTAAGTTGGGAGTATCTGATATGGTAACTTTTTATCCGGCTACGAATGATGTATTTCTTTATTATAAAAAAGCAGCGCTTTATCTTATAACGTCTAAAACTGAGTCTTTTTCTATGACGATGACAGAAGCGTTGTCTTACTCCGTTCCTGTTATTAGTAATGGTAGTCTAGTGGGACCTTCTGAGGTGATTATAAACGGTTTAAATGGCTTTTTGTGTAAGGATAATGATGTTAGTGAGTTTAGTGACTTAATAGAGGGTGTTTATAGAAGTGCTGATCTTAAAAGGTTAAAAGATGCTTCGCTGAGGTCTGCATTCCGTTTTAATGAAGATAAGGTGATAGATAAGTGGCTGGCACTGATAAATCTAACAAAGTAA
- a CDS encoding glycosyltransferase family 2 protein, which produces MAGTDKSNKVKFTVVVPVYNSVEFIAETIRSIKMQDYEYFEVIMVDDGSSDGSVDIINEQIGNDPRFKLLSQKNAGPNVARNYAISHAKGDYLLFLDSDDIYHKNAFSKVNKELNRKSFDIINFGYEFKDFCSGKVYSRSNYSVHELMGEQALTSSLLQGGISGVCWNKCIKRELLVSNGIEFTPDRKHGRDILFSRICSYYAKNALILPDVLIFSRFRYSSYSRSFTEKNVHSAIDLVQKHKDFFENNVSQSNFLHLKSAMFRHLLYIFILSAFRIHRGTDFFKNAELLNSEMSNDFYHEINDSLNLKFRLLSKVSKFPMLFRFLCQFIKKLGFQPY; this is translated from the coding sequence GTGGCTGGCACTGATAAATCTAACAAAGTAAAATTTACGGTTGTTGTTCCTGTTTATAATTCGGTTGAATTTATTGCAGAAACTATTCGTAGTATTAAGATGCAGGATTATGAGTATTTTGAAGTTATAATGGTTGATGATGGTTCAAGTGATGGTTCTGTTGATATTATAAATGAACAGATTGGTAATGACCCCAGATTTAAGTTGTTATCACAAAAAAATGCAGGCCCAAATGTAGCTCGAAATTACGCTATAAGTCACGCCAAAGGTGATTATTTGTTATTTTTAGATTCTGATGATATATATCATAAAAATGCATTTTCTAAAGTTAATAAAGAGTTGAATAGAAAGAGTTTTGATATAATAAACTTTGGTTATGAATTTAAAGACTTTTGTAGCGGAAAAGTTTATTCTCGTTCTAACTATAGTGTTCACGAACTGATGGGAGAACAGGCTCTAACTTCTTCACTTCTGCAAGGAGGGATTAGTGGTGTTTGCTGGAATAAGTGTATAAAGAGGGAATTGCTGGTTAGTAACGGTATTGAGTTTACGCCAGATAGGAAGCATGGTAGAGATATACTGTTCAGTAGAATATGTAGTTATTATGCAAAAAATGCCTTAATACTACCAGATGTTTTAATTTTTTCACGATTCAGGTACTCTAGTTATTCTCGTAGCTTTACAGAGAAAAATGTTCATTCGGCAATTGATCTTGTTCAGAAGCATAAAGACTTCTTTGAGAATAATGTTTCACAGTCTAATTTTCTTCATTTAAAATCTGCAATGTTTCGTCACTTATTGTATATATTTATATTAAGCGCGTTCAGGATTCATCGTGGAACTGACTTTTTTAAAAATGCAGAACTCCTAAATTCGGAAATGAGTAATGATTTTTATCATGAAATAAATGATAGTCTTAATCTGAAATTTAGGCTTTTAAGCAAGGTGTCAAAATTTCCAATGCTATTTAGGTTTTTATGTCAGTTTATAAAAAAGTTGGGTTTTCAACCATATTAA
- the asnB gene encoding asparagine synthase (glutamine-hydrolyzing), whose translation MCGIVGALSIDRNRSVDNERVINSIDFIEYRGPDSRGMWASLCGKVKFGHARLAIVDLSELGNQPMLVGNNVISFNGEIYNYVELRNELISLGVEFSSSTDTEVILQGYSIFGNEFFKKLNGAYAFSIYNGDTNEVVICRDRAGEKPLYYIDYDGSFFFSSDLKALLEISKAPRKITKKALFDYFYHGYSTSRGGWVEGVSSLEPGTYLTVKIDDLSRVFHSYWSVSRSEKVSHDYEYLRDRLSYLLNDSVKLQLRCDVPASVLLSGGVDSSLLTAIASQHVSQVKTFTVKFPGFSAFDESESARLIARHFSTEHHEIEGVDISPELLLSIGKRIDVPINDSSLLPTYLVNQAVAKHCKVALSGDGGDELFGGYKHYERFQMLEPTLAKLKPILKHMPTSLLRQKMPLQYKSRNWLKALEEYANGAKVPNIRAFYDEFTLSKLLPAIGSNDYTNDDWGKLGFKSGASILELLSVADFHHYLRDSILVKSDRCSMLNSIESRAPILDYRIIDFAFNEVPNEYKINKGIKKFLLKGIAKDLLPPSFDFNRKLGFNLPLGSMIRKGDWKSMFGDMISSNSTFINTNYAKELFDRHLKGEEHTDRLFAIILFLIWSNENNIVL comes from the coding sequence ATGTGCGGTATCGTGGGAGCTTTATCTATAGATAGAAACCGATCTGTAGATAATGAAAGGGTTATTAATTCAATTGACTTTATAGAATATCGGGGACCTGACTCAAGGGGAATGTGGGCGTCATTGTGTGGAAAAGTTAAGTTTGGTCACGCTAGACTTGCTATCGTCGACTTGTCTGAGCTTGGCAACCAACCTATGTTGGTAGGTAATAATGTAATCAGTTTTAATGGTGAAATATACAATTATGTCGAATTAAGAAATGAACTAATCTCTTTAGGTGTTGAGTTTAGCAGCTCGACAGACACTGAAGTGATATTGCAAGGTTACTCTATTTTTGGAAATGAGTTTTTTAAAAAACTCAATGGAGCTTACGCCTTTTCCATTTACAATGGCGATACTAATGAAGTGGTCATTTGTCGTGATAGAGCTGGAGAAAAACCACTTTATTATATTGACTATGATGGCTCATTCTTTTTTTCTTCTGATTTGAAGGCGCTTTTGGAAATTTCGAAAGCTCCAAGAAAAATTACTAAAAAGGCTTTGTTTGATTACTTTTATCATGGTTATTCTACCAGCAGAGGAGGCTGGGTTGAGGGTGTTAGCTCTTTAGAGCCAGGTACCTATTTAACGGTTAAGATTGATGATTTATCCAGAGTTTTTCACAGTTATTGGAGTGTTTCACGGTCAGAAAAAGTAAGCCATGACTATGAGTATTTGAGAGACAGATTATCATATTTGCTCAATGATTCAGTTAAACTTCAATTAAGATGTGATGTTCCAGCTTCTGTTTTATTGAGTGGCGGAGTTGATTCAAGTTTGTTAACTGCTATCGCTAGTCAACATGTGAGTCAAGTTAAGACTTTTACAGTCAAATTTCCTGGTTTTTCGGCATTCGATGAGTCGGAGAGTGCCCGCCTTATAGCTCGTCACTTTAGTACTGAACATCATGAAATAGAGGGAGTTGATATATCTCCAGAACTACTGCTGTCGATTGGAAAAAGAATAGATGTTCCTATAAATGATTCCTCTTTACTTCCTACTTACTTAGTGAATCAAGCGGTAGCAAAGCATTGTAAAGTTGCACTTAGTGGGGATGGAGGAGATGAGCTTTTCGGGGGCTATAAACATTACGAAAGATTTCAAATGCTAGAGCCAACATTAGCCAAACTTAAGCCGATTTTAAAACACATGCCAACTAGTTTACTTAGGCAGAAAATGCCACTTCAGTATAAGTCTCGTAATTGGTTAAAGGCCTTAGAGGAGTATGCTAATGGAGCTAAGGTGCCAAACATTAGAGCTTTTTATGATGAGTTTACTTTATCAAAGCTTTTGCCTGCAATTGGTTCCAATGACTACACTAACGACGATTGGGGTAAGCTAGGTTTTAAGAGCGGAGCATCAATTCTAGAGTTACTTTCTGTGGCTGATTTTCATCATTATTTGAGAGATAGCATTTTGGTAAAAAGTGATAGATGTTCGATGCTCAATTCTATAGAAAGCAGGGCTCCTATTCTTGACTATAGAATAATTGATTTTGCTTTTAACGAAGTACCTAATGAGTATAAAATAAATAAAGGTATTAAAAAATTTCTGCTAAAGGGTATAGCGAAAGACTTATTGCCACCATCTTTTGACTTTAATCGTAAGTTAGGCTTCAATCTTCCTCTAGGTTCAATGATTCGGAAAGGAGATTGGAAATCAATGTTTGGTGATATGATAAGCTCTAATTCAACCTTCATAAATACTAATTACGCAAAGGAACTTTTTGATCGTCACCTTAAAGGTGAAGAGCACACTGATAGATTGTTTGCTATTATCTTATTTCTAATTTGGTCGAATGAAAATAATATAGTGTTATGA
- a CDS encoding acyltransferase — protein MIRFDFFYKAVWVLRALLLKPFFGSLGLYSYIGKPIFLFGINRIFLGNRVRIFPNSRIEVYNAGTLSVGNNVSIGQSFHAICSDKVTISEGALISANVFITDTNHIFDDLSLPVHAQPNTSVPTFIGRNCFIGYGVVVQAGTTLGDNCVVGANSTIKGVYAAGSVIVGSPGRVIKTRVQQSK, from the coding sequence ATGATAAGGTTTGATTTTTTTTATAAGGCTGTATGGGTTTTAAGGGCGTTATTGTTAAAGCCATTTTTCGGTAGCTTGGGGTTATATAGCTATATTGGCAAGCCAATATTTCTTTTCGGTATAAACAGAATTTTTTTAGGAAATAGAGTCAGAATTTTTCCCAATAGTAGAATTGAGGTTTATAACGCAGGAACTCTATCTGTAGGTAACAATGTTTCTATTGGTCAATCATTTCACGCAATTTGTTCTGATAAAGTTACAATATCCGAGGGCGCTCTTATATCGGCGAACGTTTTTATAACAGATACAAATCATATTTTTGATGATCTTTCTCTTCCTGTTCATGCTCAGCCTAATACATCTGTTCCTACTTTTATAGGGCGAAATTGTTTTATCGGTTATGGTGTTGTGGTCCAAGCTGGTACTACACTTGGCGATAATTGCGTGGTTGGAGCAAACTCCACAATTAAAGGGGTATATGCAGCGGGGTCTGTGATAGTAGGCTCTCCAGGTAGAGTAATTAAAACGAGAGTACAGCAGAGTAAGTAA